Within Theileria orientalis strain Shintoku DNA, chromosome 4, complete genome, the genomic segment atcagcttcttgtGCTTCTTTAGCTAACTCTGACGTATCATCCCCTTTACCAGGTTCTTCGGATTTTTTAGCAGGTTGTGCTTGTTTAGCAGCCTTTGACGTATCGGCCTCGGTGTACACCCAGTTTCCATTCTCCTTTTCAAACGTTATCTCAAAGCCTTCGAATTTGAGAACCAGGACGTTGCTTGACTGGTTGTAATCCAGTGTCTTGGGGTATAAGCCGCCACGTTTACTGGAATCGTACTGCCACATCAAAACGTTTTCGAACGTCAGCTTGGTGCAGTTGGCGGAGTCAGCGATGGTGAAGGTGGTAACATCGCCATTCTGGACCACGCTGTAGGCATTGGTGGCGAGTTCAACAAACTTGGTGTTGTCGTTGGGATCTGTTGTGTACAGCTTAGGGTTCGACTGCTGGGCAGGTGTAGTGGGAGTGTGAGTAGGAGCAGCTTCGGATTTTTTAGTTGGTTCCTCAGTCTTAGAAGCGTCTGGTTGTTGTGATTCTTTAGGCTGTTCAGACTTGGTTTCATCAGCTTGTTGTTCTGATTTTTTAGTTTGTTGTTCTGATTCTTTAACCGGTTCCTCAGTCTTAGAAGCGTCTGGTTGTTGTGATTCTTGTGCTTGTTTAGCAGGCTGTGCTTGTTTAGCAGCCTTTGACGTATCGGCCTCGGTGTACACCCAGTTTCCATTCTCCTTTTCAAACGTTATCTCAAAGCCTTCGAATTTGAGAACCAGGACGTTGCTTGACTGGTTGTATTCCAGTGTCTTGGGGTATAAGCCGCCACGTTTACTGGAATCGTACTGCCACATCAAAACGTTTTCGAACGTCAGCTTGGTGCAGTTGGCGGAGTCAGCGATGGTGAAGGTGGTAACATCGCCATTCTGGACCACGCTGTAGGCATTGGTGGCGAGTTCAACAAACTTGGTGTTGTCGTTGGGATCTGTTGTGTACAGCTTAGGGTTCGACTGCTGGGCAGGTGTAGTGGGAGTGTGAGTAGGAGCAGCTTCGGATTTTTTAGTTGGTTCCTCAGTCTTAGAAGCGTCTGGTTGTTGTGATTTAGCATGCTGTTGATCTTGAGCTGTAGAACTCGAACCCTCCGTTTCACCTGGACGATATACCTTGCCCTTGGTACCATCTTCTGCTTCTCGTACAACGACTCTATCACCATGTCTCCCATCCTTAGGTTGCCATACAACGTTACCAGCTTTTGTTACCTTTTCAATTAAAAATCCTTCCTTACAAGTCCAACGTTGAGCTTTATTAACTGTATCGTGTTCATATACAACCTGATCAGTGCTTTCCGTCAAATCGATGTTCACAGTAATTAAATGTGGACTACCTGCAGTTTGTGATGATTCTTGTCCAGCCTCAGGTGTGCCAGATACTGGTTCAGCAACAGGTTTCGTTTCTTCTTTTGGCTGTTCTGGTAGTGTAGTCGGTTGTGACTCGGGTACGGTTAATGGCTGTTGTTCTGGTACATACTCAGGCTGAGAAGGTGCTTTGGACTTAGATTGGTCAGGTTTTTTTGATACATATTTCTTTTTGCCATCTTTTCTATAATACACAGTATCGTAATGATTCCAGGTATCTTTTTTTTCGTTGTATATTACTCCTTTATCTTCGTCTCGTACTACTACGTGTTTGTAGCCTTTATAATAGCTCGATGATGTAGGTTCGTCTAGATCGTGTTCTCCTGTTTTCCAAACTTCTTTATCCTCACATTTAACTAGTACACATTTTGCATCAGTGTCAAGCTCAATTAAATAGtcgttttttaaattctcgtaatattttacagtgtATTTATCAGAAGAAAGTTCCACGGTGCTACTCGGATCTGAATCGTCGGTTGTGAAAAACTTAATATTAGGCTGCTCTTCAGTATCAGgtagtttttttaaactagGTTTAGATCGAACGGGTGAAATAGAAGAGTTCTGTCCGAAAAACTTAGGTACGCTTATTGAGCTTGTTCCGAAACCAGGAACGTCTATATAAGTATCCACGGGGGTTGAATCACCTGCTTGATCATGTGAGGAACCAGCATTTCCTTCTGAATAGTCAGTCGGATATAAATTGTTAGTCAGAATTGCGGATTGCTGAAGTTCGGGTGTAAGTAAAGTGGAATCTCGTGTGACAAgtgaatttaaactttGTAAAATAGCACTAGAAATAGTTCCGTGGTTGTCGAAGGAAATACTCTTGCTGATTTTGAAAATCCACTTGccatttataaacatataacCAAGATATCCATCCCTAAAAATAATCCACATTACTTTAGCTCTGTTGTTATAAACGATCTTAATAGGATATTTACGTTGGGACGGGTCGCTACCACCAGATCCGTCGGCCTGGTCCGTAGAGGTCTCAGTTGAAGTTGATTGAACACTACTGGGTTGGCCAGAAGTGCTTGATTGTTCCTCTGAAACATTTACTGAATCGGTAAAAGTTGATTGGCTACTAAAGGTGCTAAGGGTATCAGTATCAGTCTCTATCCATACTTCGGTATCATTTTGCTTAACTTTCACACATCTGGTTCCTTCATTCAGGTTATACTCATGTACATTACCAGCTAATCCGAGTTGTCTGTGTTCAAACCCGGTACTGTTGATTTCGGATTCTTTTGTACCATCTGAAGTTACAAGCTTTAAATCAGGTGGTCTGCCCGAAGAAAAACCTCTAAAATTTCTAGAACCAGTGGATTCTACTAGATTATTGCGATACAAAAAGAGGGAAAATGTAAAAACATATAGTAGaacattaaaaatgttCATAAATCATGATTTgggtttaaaaataaacctCTATATAAAActatacaaaataaaggTTTTATGGTTTTAGggaatatataaataattttaaatccaAAACATTTCAAACTCGTACCAAATAAcctaaatataaattataaaattactccattttaataaaaatagccCATTCTCAAGTCCAGTTATAAAGGAAATCACTGGGGTTAAGAAGGACAATCAACACCTAGAGTAGacagtattttatataaaatttcactttttttaaaatgtttttttataattatatgaCAGATAATaactgttaaaatatatttgcCTTTTTTTGTTGGCAATAACACATAGTATAAGTCTAATACAGTTGCTGCTGGCCTCCGGTGTAAATATAACCATTATGAAGCTACACACTCCTAAAACTGCTATGATTACTAGTACTTCTAATTGTAATAATAGCTTTAatctaataatttatataaagtaCTTTCCCATTGTTATATAAGTAATTTGTctactaaatattttatcccACTCatactttttaattttaaatatttttagtttctattgttaaaatactcctaatatttactaataactaatattttatcatatctACCAACAcccattttattcaaactAATAGTAAGCtatttgataaattattacCTTCCGCCTTCAACTCGGTGGATTCCATTGAATATCTATTCCATTTATTAGCATATATTCCAGTTCTTATATTCTACAATGATTCCTATTGAATTTTTCaatagttaatatttgtttaaattaagatGTGTATCGCTCATGTTGTTGAAGATTTGTTAGACAAGTGTGTAATGGCAATAATGAAAAAGTTGGTGGCTTAAAATTCAATTTGTGTTCTCAGTTGAATTATAAAAGCTGATGATTGGAATCAAtggttattttatatttgtactAAGTTATTTTGAGTGTTAAAAGCCTTCAAAAATGCTTTATTTATTGGACCCGATGTGTACccaataatgaaaatatcCATTCAGCAACGACTTATGGGGAAAAGGCAGCTCATATTaacttaaatatattaagcTATAGcataaaatgttttaagTCTTCAAACTAATAACCTATAACACACAATTACACTAGAAGGTCATTACACGTTGGTACATAGCTAGATGATATTTCGCATAAACTAATCTTTATTCCatcaaaatatattaatatctctctttatcttattttaaataatcatTCTAATCGATACTAATTCTTGTAACGACTATTACATCAAATgttcctttttaaacatCAGATcgtttaaacaaaaaatatattaaaatatccAAATACGGTATTTACAGTTAAACATAACGTGATTTGTAAGAGATATACATTAACCGTCTATATGATATaagaaaatataatttacacattcgaattttgtaaaaataatgaaatcTTTTATACTAAATTATCAGATCTGAATCTAAATTTTCACCATTTTATCGATTTAGcgtttacacatttgagcATCTAGCGTCCCATTTTAACATTCAGGGTAATTAATATCAATTCCCCCTTTCAATTAGTAGATATCACTGTATATTATCTTTTGAGAAGTGGCCAATAGCCCAAGaacaaatgtgttaatCATTACTTAATCTTAACTTATAAATCATATAGTCAGCCATGTCAGACGTTCCGATAGATCTTGACAGTAGCGAACTGTTTTCAAACGATCACTATACAGTTTCCGTAAGTACGGAACCCTACGACACACTCAAACTGTTTACCATAGTAACTTACAGGGTGACGTACAAAGACGATATTCCGTTTCCGTATGAAATGTTCTTGTTTCTATACAAGAGGCCGTTTGGAAGTGTGTTTACTCTTAAAACTAGCAAAGTGGTTGACACAGTGCAAGTCTTTTACAACATATCCAACACAGAGAAACCTTTGGTTGTTGGATTCTATGCAGCATATGAAAAGAAGTACTTCAGCTACGAGCAACTAACAGAAGCAAAACTTTTTCCGTTCTCAACAACAGACTTTATTGGCCAGGATGGCTTACTCAAGAGCCTGGTAGAAGAGAACAGCAAGCATAACAAGAAGTTGAAGTTAGTGGTTAGCAGATATACAAACAACGTCAATGTAAATGAAATAAGATGCAAGTTCGACAACTTCACGCGCGTTATCTACATTCCTCAGCAAGATCAAACAAAAGAATCATTGTTATACCTTAACTTTATGCTGAACTTGAGGCCAAACAATGACATAACCAAGGACCGACGTGACAAAGTACATAACGGCTGTTACGATGCAGTGGTGGTATACTACTCCGCCAGATATGTAAACATAAGGGTCCCTTTAGTGGTCGAGCTAATTGAGAACGGAAAAATTTACTACTTCAGTCGCCTAACTGACGAGACTGAAACTTACTGGAGGCAGTTCGAAAttcataatttaaacaGACAGGACGAGTTGGTGTATATTATTAGGTCGACTGACCGACTGGTTAGCATAGAGGACAAGTCGAAATACTCCAGGTTTGGGGACGGTGATATTTCTGACTTCTACGTAAATTACCCTACCTTCATCAGCGAACCGCCGACCAAGCACGGCTTTAAGGGGTTCCAAAAGGACATTGAGGAGGCAGAAACTGCATCTTCAGGGTCTGGCCACGAGCTCGTTGTGGGCGCGAAGCCCAAAAGCTCACCTAACCCTGCTATCACATTTTTCGTCGGGATGATAGGACTTAGTTGCGGCATTGGAGCTGCCGTTCTACTTTTCAAGTACTACCGCTCAACG encodes:
- a CDS encoding uncharacterized protein (adenylate cyclase-associated CAP, C-terminal domain containing protein), yielding MNIFNVLLYVFTFSLFLYRNNLVESTGSRNFRGFSSGRPPDLKLVTSDGTKESEINSTGFEHRQLGLAGNVHEYNLNEGTRCVKVKQNDTEVWIETDTDTLSTFSSQSTFTDSVNVSEEQSSTSGQPSSVQSTSTETSTDQADGSGGSDPSQRKYPIKIVYNNRAKVMWIIFRDGYLGYMFINGKWIFKISKSISFDNHGTISSAILQSLNSLVTRDSTLLTPELQQSAILTNNLYPTDYSEGNAGSSHDQAGDSTPVDTYIDVPGFGTSSISVPKFFGQNSSISPVRSKPSLKKLPDTEEQPNIKFFTTDDSDPSSTVELSSDKYTVKYYENLKNDYLIELDTDAKCVLVKCEDKEVWKTGEHDLDEPTSSSYYKGYKHVVVRDEDKGVIYNEKKDTWNHYDTKYVSKKPDQSKSKAPSQPEYVPEQQPLTVPESQPTTLPEQPKEETKPVAEPVSGTPEAGQESSQTAGSPHLITVNIDLTESTDQVVYEHDTVNKAQRWTCKEGFLIEKVTKAGNVVWQPKDGRHGDRVVVREAEDGTKGKVYRPGETEGSSSTAQDQQHAKSQQPDASKTEEPTKKSEAAPTHTPTTPAQQSNPKLYTTDPNDNTKFVELATNAYSVVQNGDVTTFTIADSANCTKLTFENVLMWQYDSSKRGGLYPKTLEYNQSSNVLVLKFEGFEITFEKENGNWVYTEADTSKAAKQAQPAKQAQESQQPDASKTEEPVKESEQQTKKSEQQADETKSEQPKESQQPDASKTEEPTKKSEAAPTHTPTTPAQQSNPKLYTTDPNDNTKFVELATNAYSVVQNGDVTTFTIADSANCTKLTFENVLMWQYDSSKRGGLYPKTLDYNQSSNVLVLKFEGFEITFEKENGNWVYTEADTSKAAKQAQPAKKSEEPGKGDDTSELAKEAQEADETKSEQPKESGDKTATLTSGTTDTASVTLTSASQDQTATLTGGSDGSQQAQEAKQAKSEQAKEAEESDATKTEQAKEAEESDATKTEQAKEAEQQAKVYDTSEPAKEAQPAKESDATKTEQAKEAEDGTKTQAPEDQTATLTSGSDGSQQAGEAISDFSTTVISSGFFTSSSKSQEFYLQFPQIVLVSEEAIDNQHKFGINPFGVKPILVSTWS